A window from Aeromonas rivipollensis encodes these proteins:
- the fabF gene encoding beta-ketoacyl-ACP synthase II, whose protein sequence is MSKRRVVVTGLGMLSPVGNTAESSWQALLNGQSGISLIDHFDASEFATRFAGLVKEFDPEQYGINRKEARKMDLFIQYGVAAGVQALDDSGLVINEENAERVGVAIGSGIGGLGLIEQNHSSLVNGGPRKLSPFFVPSTIINMVSGHLSIMKGLQGPNIAVTTACTTGTHAIGMAGRMIAYGDADVMVAGGTEKASTPMGMGGFAAAKALSTRNDEPQKASRPWDKDRDGFVLGDGAGVLVLEEYEHAKARGAKIYAELVGFGMSGDAYHMTAPPSDGNGGARAMKNAIKDAGIAPEAIGYINAHGTSTPLGDVAELRGMKEVFGEHASALMISSTKSMTGHLLGAAGAIEAIITVLALRDQVAPPTINLDNPDEECDLDLVPHVAKPGQFEYALSNSFGFGGTNGSLIFKRV, encoded by the coding sequence GTGTCAAAACGCAGAGTCGTGGTAACCGGCCTGGGGATGCTTTCCCCTGTGGGCAACACTGCCGAATCCAGCTGGCAAGCCCTGCTCAACGGGCAGAGCGGCATTTCTCTCATCGATCACTTTGATGCCAGCGAGTTTGCGACCCGTTTCGCAGGCCTGGTCAAAGAGTTCGATCCCGAACAATACGGCATCAACCGCAAAGAAGCCCGCAAGATGGATCTCTTCATCCAGTACGGCGTGGCGGCGGGGGTGCAGGCACTGGATGATTCCGGCCTCGTCATCAACGAAGAGAATGCGGAGCGGGTCGGCGTGGCCATCGGTTCCGGCATCGGCGGCCTGGGTCTCATCGAGCAGAACCACAGCAGCCTCGTCAACGGCGGCCCGCGCAAGCTGAGCCCCTTCTTCGTGCCATCCACCATCATCAATATGGTGTCCGGTCATCTCTCCATCATGAAGGGGCTGCAGGGACCGAACATCGCCGTGACCACGGCCTGCACCACCGGTACCCATGCCATCGGCATGGCTGGCCGGATGATCGCCTACGGTGATGCGGACGTGATGGTTGCCGGCGGCACCGAGAAAGCCTCCACCCCCATGGGGATGGGTGGCTTTGCGGCGGCCAAGGCGCTCTCTACCCGCAACGACGAACCGCAGAAGGCGAGCCGTCCCTGGGACAAGGATCGCGATGGTTTCGTGCTGGGTGATGGCGCCGGGGTACTGGTGCTGGAAGAGTACGAACACGCCAAGGCCCGTGGCGCCAAGATCTATGCCGAGCTGGTTGGCTTTGGCATGAGCGGCGACGCCTACCACATGACGGCGCCTCCCTCTGATGGCAACGGTGGCGCGCGCGCCATGAAGAATGCCATCAAGGATGCCGGCATAGCGCCGGAGGCGATCGGTTACATCAATGCCCACGGCACCTCCACCCCGCTGGGTGATGTGGCCGAACTGCGTGGCATGAAAGAGGTGTTTGGCGAACATGCCAGCGCCCTGATGATCAGCTCCACCAAGTCCATGACCGGCCACCTGCTGGGTGCGGCGGGGGCCATTGAAGCTATCATCACTGTGTTGGCCCTGCGCGATCAGGTGGCACCGCCCACCATCAACCTGGACAACCCGGATGAGGAGTGCGATCTGGATCTGGTGCCCCATGTGGCCAAACCCGGCCAGTTTGAATATGCCCTCTCCAATTCGTTTGGTTTCGGCGGCACCAATGGCTCCCTGATCTTCAAACGCGTATAA
- the acpP gene encoding acyl carrier protein codes for MSNIEERVKKIIIEQLGVKEEDVKNAASFVDDLGADSLDTVELVMALEEEFDTEIPDEEAEKITTVQAAIDYITANQE; via the coding sequence ATGAGCAACATCGAAGAACGCGTAAAGAAAATCATCATCGAACAACTGGGTGTTAAAGAGGAAGACGTCAAGAACGCTGCCTCCTTCGTCGACGACCTGGGCGCTGACTCTTTGGATACCGTTGAACTGGTAATGGCGCTGGAAGAAGAATTCGATACCGAAATTCCTGATGAAGAAGCCGAGAAGATCACCACTGTTCAAGCGGCTATCGACTACATCACCGCTAATCAGGAATAA
- the fabG gene encoding 3-oxoacyl-ACP reductase FabG — translation MSFTDKVVLVTGASRGIGRAIAETFAARGAKVVGTATSESGAEAISAYLGEQGCGMALNVTSQESIETVFAAIKERFGDIDILINNAGITRDNLLMRMKDDEWNEIIDTNLTSLYRLSKPVLRAMMKKRHGRIISIGSVVGTMGNAGQVNYAAAKAGLVGFTKSLAREVASRGITVNAVAPGFIETDMTKALNEEQRAGIMNQVPAGRLGDPKEIAAAVVFLASDDAAYITGETLHVNGGMYMV, via the coding sequence ATGAGTTTTACCGATAAAGTTGTGCTGGTCACCGGCGCCAGCCGTGGCATAGGCCGTGCGATTGCCGAAACTTTTGCGGCCCGTGGCGCCAAGGTAGTGGGCACCGCGACCAGCGAGAGCGGTGCCGAGGCCATCAGCGCCTATCTGGGCGAGCAGGGCTGCGGCATGGCGCTGAACGTGACCAGCCAGGAATCCATCGAAACCGTCTTTGCCGCCATCAAGGAACGCTTTGGCGACATCGACATCCTCATCAACAACGCCGGTATCACCCGCGATAACCTGTTGATGCGGATGAAAGATGACGAGTGGAACGAGATCATCGACACCAATCTCACCTCCCTGTACCGTCTGAGCAAGCCGGTGTTGCGTGCCATGATGAAGAAGCGCCATGGTCGCATCATCAGCATCGGTTCCGTGGTCGGTACCATGGGCAACGCCGGTCAGGTCAACTATGCTGCCGCCAAGGCCGGTCTGGTGGGCTTTACCAAGTCATTGGCCCGTGAAGTGGCTTCCCGTGGCATCACGGTGAATGCGGTGGCCCCCGGTTTCATCGAAACCGACATGACCAAGGCGCTCAATGAAGAACAGCGTGCCGGCATCATGAATCAGGTGCCTGCCGGTCGTTTGGGCGATCCGAAAGAAATTGCTGCCGCTGTGGTATTCTTGGCGTCTGACGACGCTGCCTATATCACCGGCGAAACCCTGCATGTTAATGGCGGGATGTACATGGTGTAA
- the fabD gene encoding ACP S-malonyltransferase → MTRFAIAFPGQGSQSVGMLAELAEQHAVIKETFAEASQVLDYDLFALVLNGPAEDLNKTWRTQPALLTASVALWRLWQQQGGATPAVMAGHSLGEYSALVCSGALAFADAVKLVELRGLAMQEAVPEGTGAMAAIIGLDNDSIAANCEKAAQGQVVSPVNFNSPGQVVIAGHKEAVERANVLMKESGAKRALPLPVSVPSHCALMKPAAEKLAAALDGIEIKVPTIAVINNVDVSCEQDPAAIKQALVRQLFSPVRWTETVERMANDGITLEIEMGPGKVLTGLAKRIDPRVEGIHANDAASFEQALAQVK, encoded by the coding sequence ATGACCCGATTTGCCATTGCCTTCCCGGGACAAGGCTCCCAGAGCGTCGGCATGCTGGCGGAACTCGCCGAGCAACACGCCGTGATTAAAGAGACCTTCGCCGAGGCGAGCCAGGTGCTGGATTATGACCTGTTTGCCCTGGTGCTGAATGGTCCCGCCGAGGATCTGAACAAGACCTGGCGCACCCAGCCGGCACTGCTGACCGCATCCGTCGCCCTGTGGCGCTTGTGGCAACAGCAGGGCGGGGCAACCCCCGCCGTCATGGCCGGTCACAGCCTGGGTGAGTACTCCGCCCTGGTGTGCAGCGGTGCCCTGGCGTTTGCCGACGCCGTCAAGCTGGTTGAACTGCGTGGTCTGGCCATGCAGGAAGCTGTGCCGGAAGGCACAGGTGCCATGGCCGCCATCATCGGTCTGGACAACGATTCCATCGCCGCCAACTGCGAGAAAGCGGCGCAAGGCCAGGTGGTCTCTCCGGTCAACTTCAACTCCCCGGGCCAGGTGGTGATCGCCGGTCACAAGGAAGCGGTCGAGCGCGCCAACGTGCTGATGAAAGAGTCAGGCGCCAAGCGTGCACTGCCGCTGCCGGTCTCAGTGCCGTCCCACTGTGCCCTGATGAAACCCGCCGCCGAAAAACTGGCCGCCGCGCTGGATGGGATCGAGATCAAGGTTCCAACCATCGCAGTCATCAATAATGTCGACGTGTCCTGTGAACAGGATCCGGCCGCCATCAAGCAAGCCCTGGTGCGTCAGCTGTTCAGCCCGGTCCGTTGGACCGAGACGGTAGAGCGGATGGCAAACGACGGCATCACCCTCGAGATCGAGATGGGACCGGGCAAGGTGTTGACCGGGCTGGCCAAGCGCATCGACCCGCGCGTGGAAGGCATTCACGCCAACGATGCCGCCTCTTTCGAGCAGGCGCTGGCCCAAGTCAAATAA
- a CDS encoding beta-ketoacyl-ACP synthase III, which yields MHSKILGTGSYLPSSVRTNADLEQMVETSDEWIVERTGIRERRIAGSDESVATLSHQAALRALDAAGLTAADLDMIVLATTSAENAFPAAACELQGLLEVPGIPAFDVAAACAGFTYALSIADQFVKSGAARHVLVVGADVLSRMCDPEDRGTIILFGDGAGAVVIGASETPGILSTHLHADGRYGELLKLPQPRRGMPGAELEAYMYMKGNDVFKVAVTRLSEIVTETLAAANIDPSELDWLVPHQANFRIINATAKKLGMGLDKVILTLDRHGNTSAASVPIAFDEGVRDGRIKPGQLVLLEAFGGGFAWGSALVRL from the coding sequence ATGCATAGCAAAATTCTGGGTACTGGCAGTTATCTGCCGAGTTCGGTTCGTACCAACGCCGATCTTGAGCAGATGGTTGAAACCAGTGACGAGTGGATCGTGGAACGTACCGGGATCCGTGAACGCCGCATCGCCGGGAGCGACGAAAGCGTCGCGACCCTGTCTCATCAGGCGGCCTTGCGGGCGCTGGATGCCGCTGGCCTGACCGCTGCCGATCTGGACATGATAGTGCTGGCGACCACCAGCGCCGAGAACGCCTTCCCGGCCGCGGCCTGCGAACTGCAGGGGCTGCTCGAGGTACCGGGGATCCCGGCCTTTGACGTGGCGGCGGCCTGCGCCGGTTTCACCTATGCGCTCTCCATTGCCGATCAGTTCGTCAAGTCCGGCGCCGCTCGCCATGTTCTGGTGGTTGGTGCCGACGTGCTCTCCCGCATGTGCGATCCGGAAGACAGGGGCACCATCATACTGTTCGGTGATGGGGCCGGTGCCGTGGTGATCGGGGCGAGCGAGACCCCCGGTATCCTCTCCACCCACCTCCATGCCGACGGCCGTTATGGCGAACTGCTCAAGTTGCCGCAGCCTCGTCGTGGCATGCCGGGTGCCGAGCTCGAAGCCTACATGTATATGAAGGGCAACGATGTCTTCAAGGTCGCGGTGACGCGTCTGAGCGAGATCGTGACCGAGACCCTGGCTGCCGCCAACATCGATCCGAGCGAGCTGGACTGGCTGGTCCCGCATCAAGCCAACTTCCGTATCATCAACGCCACAGCCAAGAAACTCGGCATGGGGCTCGACAAGGTGATCCTGACTCTGGATCGCCACGGCAATACCTCCGCCGCCTCCGTGCCCATCGCCTTCGATGAAGGGGTACGTGACGGCCGTATCAAACCGGGCCAGTTAGTATTGCTGGAAGCCTTCGGCGGCGGTTTTGCCTGGGGTTCGGCGCTGGTTCGCCTCTGA
- the plsX gene encoding phosphate acyltransferase PlsX, producing the protein MSTQTVALDIMGGDFGPSETVPAAVQALSLLPQLNLVLVGDQHLIAPLLQQHGLLNHPRVRLVHASQVVGMGEKPIVALRTLKDSSMRVVLNLVKAGEADACVSAGNTGALMAMAKCVLKSLPGVDRPALIKALPTLSGKRTVMLDLGANVSCDADTLLQFAVMGSVVAEQVEGIASPRVALLNVGEEEIKGNDLVRHSAELLRQCAALNFVGFIEGDRIFSGDSDVIVCDGFVGNVALKTAEGVVRMMAELAGYPRKKRSFLGRLAGFMFKRRFSYLNPDQYNGASLLGLRGIVVKSHGRAERRALCHAILLAAQEAKHQLPLQIADRLESVFSDRDL; encoded by the coding sequence TTGTCTACGCAAACTGTCGCGCTAGACATAATGGGGGGAGATTTTGGCCCCTCTGAAACAGTGCCTGCCGCCGTGCAGGCACTGTCTCTTCTGCCTCAACTAAATCTTGTTCTGGTCGGTGACCAACACCTGATCGCCCCTCTGTTGCAGCAACATGGCTTGCTGAATCATCCCCGCGTTCGTCTCGTACATGCATCCCAGGTCGTGGGCATGGGCGAAAAGCCGATCGTGGCGCTGCGTACCCTGAAAGATTCCTCAATGCGGGTTGTGCTCAATCTGGTTAAAGCCGGTGAGGCCGATGCCTGCGTCAGTGCCGGCAATACCGGCGCCCTGATGGCCATGGCCAAATGCGTGCTCAAATCCCTGCCCGGGGTCGACAGGCCCGCCCTCATCAAGGCGCTGCCGACACTGAGCGGCAAACGCACAGTGATGCTGGATCTGGGGGCGAACGTGAGCTGCGATGCCGACACCTTGCTGCAATTTGCGGTGATGGGCTCAGTGGTGGCCGAGCAGGTCGAGGGGATAGCTTCCCCCCGGGTGGCGCTGCTCAACGTGGGGGAGGAGGAGATCAAGGGCAATGACCTGGTACGCCACAGTGCCGAATTGTTGCGCCAGTGCGCCGCGCTCAATTTTGTCGGTTTCATCGAGGGGGACAGGATCTTCAGCGGTGACAGCGACGTCATCGTTTGTGACGGTTTCGTCGGCAATGTGGCGCTCAAGACCGCTGAGGGTGTGGTGCGGATGATGGCCGAACTGGCCGGATATCCTCGCAAAAAACGCAGTTTTCTTGGTCGACTCGCCGGATTTATGTTCAAACGGCGTTTTTCTTACCTGAACCCCGACCAGTATAATGGCGCGAGTCTGTTAGGATTGCGCGGCATTGTGGTAAAAAGCCATGGGCGGGCCGAGCGCCGCGCTCTGTGTCATGCGATTCTGCTGGCCGCACAAGAAGCCAAACACCAACTTCCATTGCAAATTGCAGATCGCCTTGAATCTGTCTTTTCCGACAGGGATTTATAA
- the rpmF gene encoding 50S ribosomal protein L32, which yields MAVQQNRKTRAKRGMRRSHDALTTAALTVDQTSGEIHRRHHVTADGFYRGKKVIA from the coding sequence ATGGCCGTACAACAGAACCGTAAAACCCGCGCCAAGCGTGGCATGCGTCGTTCCCACGATGCGCTGACCACTGCAGCCCTGACTGTTGATCAGACCAGTGGCGAAATTCATCGTCGTCACCACGTGACTGCCGATGGTTTCTACCGCGGTAAAAAGGTAATCGCTTAA
- the yceD gene encoding 23S rRNA accumulation protein YceD: protein MQKVKLPVKVDPVRNALKLLDYVGIVEKSQMPRLEASTEGLRSDVDVTLQFGKDIQKLTVMKGTAHAKVDLVCQRCGEAFEHLCEASFIYTPLFERTNEEELPEAYEPIELDENGEIDLHQILEDELILSLPQVAMHPMDVCPRGNMEMTWGDIEPADERPNPFAVLEELKRK, encoded by the coding sequence ATGCAAAAGGTGAAGTTGCCCGTTAAGGTTGATCCAGTCCGTAATGCCTTGAAGCTACTCGATTATGTCGGGATAGTGGAAAAGTCGCAGATGCCCAGACTGGAAGCATCAACCGAAGGCTTGCGAAGTGATGTGGACGTCACTCTGCAGTTTGGCAAAGATATCCAGAAGTTGACCGTTATGAAAGGCACTGCCCATGCCAAGGTTGACCTGGTTTGCCAGCGTTGTGGAGAGGCTTTCGAGCACCTTTGTGAAGCTAGTTTTATTTACACTCCGCTGTTCGAGAGAACAAACGAGGAAGAGCTGCCGGAAGCTTATGAGCCCATTGAATTGGACGAAAACGGCGAGATAGATCTTCATCAAATCCTGGAGGATGAACTCATCCTCTCGTTGCCTCAGGTGGCCATGCATCCCATGGATGTCTGCCCCAGAGGAAACATGGAAATGACTTGGGGTGACATCGAGCCTGCTGATGAGCGGCCGAATCCCTTTGCAGTTCTTGAAGAGCTCAAACGTAAGTGA
- a CDS encoding START domain-containing protein: MTRYGVLALMLLSLASWGQEWQPEKGEGGVQLWTQVRPPSPFLALRLEMRVKADPMALLAVLRDTARHREWLPSSREVRLLAKSGPDDDLVYTRLASPWPVQDRELITRSHLIRRAGCALVLEVWAEPDALAPRSGLYRIRESAGRWEALPQPDGSTLIRLESYTNPGSHLPGWLVNPMTIKAALGSFQAIRRLMEAQPRAAPRQLLLGGGGCPATP, from the coding sequence ATGACAAGATACGGTGTGCTGGCCCTGATGCTGCTCTCCCTCGCGAGCTGGGGACAGGAGTGGCAGCCAGAGAAGGGGGAGGGTGGCGTGCAGCTTTGGACTCAGGTACGCCCACCGTCCCCCTTCCTGGCCTTGCGTCTGGAGATGCGGGTCAAGGCAGATCCCATGGCGTTGCTGGCCGTGCTGCGAGACACGGCGCGCCATCGGGAGTGGCTACCGTCCAGTCGCGAGGTTAGGCTGCTGGCAAAATCCGGCCCGGATGACGATCTGGTTTACACCCGATTGGCGTCCCCTTGGCCGGTGCAGGACAGGGAGCTCATCACGCGATCGCATCTGATCAGGCGGGCCGGCTGCGCGCTGGTGCTGGAGGTGTGGGCCGAGCCGGACGCCCTGGCACCCCGCTCTGGTCTGTACCGGATCCGGGAGAGTGCCGGTCGCTGGGAGGCGTTGCCACAACCCGATGGCAGCACCTTGATCAGGCTCGAAAGCTATACCAACCCAGGCAGCCATTTGCCGGGCTGGCTGGTCAATCCAATGACCATCAAGGCGGCGCTGGGCAGTTTTCAGGCCATACGCCGGTTGATGGAGGCCCAACCTAGAGCCGCGCCTCGGCAACTGTTGCTCGGTGGCGGGGGCTGCCCTGCCACGCCCTGA
- a CDS encoding nucleoside triphosphate pyrophosphatase codes for MHTPLILASTSRYRKALLEKLGLPFQCASPEVDETPLPGEPAEALVSRLAHAKASAIANQHDQGLIIGSDQVCVCDGRILGKPGTVDNAVAQLMMAQGKSVTFYTGLCVLNAANGRAEQLVEPFTVHFRSLDEAALRRYVTAELPLDCAGSFKCEGMGIMLFKGLEGRDPNALLGLPLIGLIELLARHGLNLP; via the coding sequence ATGCACACGCCCTTGATCCTCGCCTCCACTTCCCGTTATCGCAAGGCGCTGCTGGAAAAACTCGGCCTGCCGTTCCAATGTGCCTCCCCGGAGGTCGATGAAACCCCGCTGCCCGGGGAACCGGCCGAGGCACTGGTCAGCCGCCTGGCCCATGCCAAGGCGAGCGCCATCGCCAACCAACATGATCAGGGGTTGATCATAGGCTCGGATCAGGTGTGTGTCTGTGACGGCCGTATCCTCGGCAAGCCGGGCACTGTGGATAACGCTGTGGCGCAACTGATGATGGCCCAGGGCAAGAGCGTCACATTTTATACCGGCCTGTGCGTACTCAATGCCGCAAACGGCCGGGCCGAGCAGCTCGTGGAGCCCTTCACCGTGCATTTTCGCTCCCTGGATGAGGCAGCCCTGCGCCGTTATGTGACGGCGGAGCTGCCCCTCGATTGCGCCGGCAGCTTCAAGTGTGAGGGCATGGGGATCATGTTGTTCAAGGGGCTGGAAGGGCGGGATCCCAACGCCCTGCTCGGCCTGCCCCTCATCGGTCTGATCGAGCTGCTGGCGCGCCACGGCCTCAATCTGCCTTGA
- the rluC gene encoding 23S rRNA pseudouridine(955/2504/2580) synthase RluC, which produces MTQIHQQVQLLTIEAEHEGQRIDNFLKTQLKGVPKSLIYRILRKGEVRVNKKRIKPEYKLCAGDEVRVPPVRVAEKNELPSANLGSIQRLESQILFEDEAMIVLNKPSGMAVHGGSGLSFGVIEGLRALRPEARFLELVHRLDRDTSGVLLVAKKRSALRSLHEQLRVKTMRKQYLALVRGQWQSHVKVVNAPLRKNDLQSGERVVRVSSDGKPSETRFRIARQFAEATLVECSPITGRTHQIRVHTQHAGHPIACDDKYGEAAFDEKMRTLGLKRLFLHAWKLSFTHPADDREMQVEAPLAPELDAFLNKLAR; this is translated from the coding sequence ATGACACAGATACATCAACAAGTGCAGCTGCTCACCATCGAAGCTGAGCATGAAGGGCAGCGCATCGACAATTTTCTCAAGACTCAGTTAAAGGGCGTCCCCAAGAGCCTGATCTATCGCATCCTTCGCAAAGGAGAGGTGCGCGTCAACAAGAAACGCATCAAACCGGAATACAAACTCTGCGCAGGCGACGAGGTGCGGGTACCCCCCGTGCGCGTGGCCGAGAAGAACGAATTGCCCTCTGCCAACCTCGGCAGCATCCAGCGTCTGGAGAGCCAGATCCTGTTTGAAGACGAGGCCATGATAGTGCTGAACAAGCCGTCCGGCATGGCGGTGCACGGCGGCAGCGGCTTGAGCTTTGGCGTCATCGAGGGGCTGCGTGCCCTGCGCCCGGAAGCCCGCTTCCTGGAGCTGGTGCATCGACTCGACCGCGACACCTCCGGCGTGTTGCTGGTCGCCAAGAAGCGCAGTGCCCTGCGCAGCCTGCACGAGCAGCTGCGGGTCAAGACCATGCGCAAGCAATACCTGGCGCTGGTGCGCGGTCAGTGGCAGTCCCACGTCAAGGTGGTCAATGCGCCGCTGCGCAAGAACGATCTGCAATCCGGCGAGCGGGTGGTGCGGGTCAGCAGTGACGGCAAGCCCTCCGAGACCCGTTTCCGGATTGCCCGTCAATTTGCCGAAGCCACCCTGGTGGAATGCAGCCCGATCACCGGTCGCACCCACCAGATCCGGGTTCATACCCAGCACGCCGGTCACCCCATCGCCTGTGATGACAAATACGGTGAGGCGGCCTTTGATGAGAAGATGCGGACCCTGGGGCTCAAGCGCCTCTTCCTGCACGCCTGGAAGCTGAGCTTCACCCATCCGGCGGATGATCGCGAGATGCAGGTGGAAGCGCCGCTCGCTCCCGAGCTCGATGCCTTCCTGAACAAGCTGGCACGCTGA